One Spinacia oleracea cultivar Varoflay chromosome 4, BTI_SOV_V1, whole genome shotgun sequence DNA segment encodes these proteins:
- the LOC110793599 gene encoding uncharacterized protein, translating to MASPTTYILSLLLIAVTISTVCARPGLPFHPCNTLIVSTYSFSVIPLNPNPNHNLLPHHHRPQFLVVSADLNPYHRYSRHGRFFPVMVDRLPVTDRTASFETPKERPEFLPLGFSSLRDRTKDILSVVASLLFGAACGALTAGTMYLVWSLFNHRSGSYRSLDGFSSDDDDNDDDDIFNPKKTGYVAIPASPVKAMDSIPAAIAVPVPAKESA from the coding sequence ATGGCGTCGCCGACAACTTACATCCTTTCTCTCCTCCTCATTGCCGTCACGATCTCTACCGTCTGCGCCAGACCAGGCCTTCCATTCCACCCCTGCAACACCCTCATCGTCTCCACCTACTCCTTCTCCGTCATCCCACTAAACCCTAACCCCAACCACAATCTCCTCCCCCACCACCACCGCCCTCAATTCCTCGTTGTCTCCGCCGATCTCAACCCTTACCACCGCTATTCCCGCCATGGTCGCTTCTTCCCTGTCATGGTAGACCGTCTCCCTGTCACCGACAGGACCGCATCGTTCGAAACCCCCAAAGAACGACCCGAATTCTTACCCCTAGGGTTCAGCTCGTTGAGGGACCGAACCAAGGACATTCTCAGCGTCGTCGCGTCTCTTCTCTTTGGCGCTGCTTGTGGGGCCCTTACTGCCGGTACTATGTACCTTGTCTGGTCGTTGTTCAACCACCGCAGTGGATCATACCGCTCATTGGATGGTTTCTCCAGCGATGATGATGACAACGATGATGATGATATCTTTAACCCTAAGAAGACCGGTTACGTCGCCATTCCTGCTTCTCCTGTTAAGGCTATGGACTCTATCCCTGCTGCTATCGCTGTCCCTGTCCCGGCGAAGGAGTCTGCTTGA